ACATCTTTAATTGATAGCAAAACCGGCGGTAATGAAATGGTGTATTGTTACCCTTATATATGGCATACTGTGAAGCTAACAGATCTACAACCTAATACTAAGTATTATTATCAAGTGGTCAGTGGTAGTGGAACTTCTCCGGTATATTCATTTAGAACCCAGCCCGATCCGACTTATTCCGATGGTCACATTCGCTTTTTGCTTTTTGGCGATACCCAGCAAAATCCAAATCTGACAACGATTGTTGTAAACAGTGCTGTAAATCAAATGAAAAACCTGTTTGGAGAAAATTATGCTGATAGTTTGAATTTTGTTTTGCACACAGGCGATTGCTTACAAGACGGCAATAATATTGGAGCATATACAACCGAATTCCTGCATCCGATGGAACCCCTTAGTTGCCGATTGCCATTTGCTATAGCTGCGGGAAATCATGAAATGGATAGTCCTCTCTTTTATAGATATATGAAGTTCGATGATATATCGCCATTTTCTACTCCTGAAGGAATAGCGGAACGTTTTTGGTCTTTTAAAGTTGCAAGAACCTTATTTGTTGGGCTTAATGCAAATATTGTCTACACATTTGGTGATCAGGAAAAAAACTGGTTTGAACAGGTACTGAATGATGCCGAAAATAGTCCTTCCATAGACCGTGTATTTTGTTTTGTTCACCAATGCCCTTACAGTGAGTTGTGGCAAGCTGGGCAGTCCCAATATTCGCAGCAGATTCTGAGTATAATGCAGAAATATTCGAAAGCTCAACAGCTCTCCTACGGTCATACGCACGCATATGAGTACGGAGTCGCATCTTCTTTGGCTGCCAATTCAAACGGTGACATAAGTTTTGCTTGCAACGGTGGTGGTGGTGGTGACAGGGATTATTTCTCTGCTTCGGCTGTTGATCTGCCTTTGGTAAATATGTCTTATGGCAGAAACTTTTTTGTATATGCTGATATTGACGTAAAAAACAAATCGCATGTGTTTAAAGTTTACGATGTAGGTGACTTGGCCAAGAATTCTGTCCCCAAAATCACATTGATGGACTCTTGGTACCGTAAGCTGAATCAACCTAAGCCTGAAATGCCTTCGTGTGTGTCGACAATTCTAAAGAATGATAGCATTTATTTATTGTCTACTCCATTTAACGGGGCTGATAGTTTAATGACCATTCAATTTCAAGCCACCTCAGTTCCTGGAAATTATTCTGCCCCCATGTTAGATCTCACCAAAGATTGGAGAAATATTTTTGGTATTGACAATAAAGGTAGTTTGATTGATTTAAATAAAGGATTAAATTTGCTTAAACAGACATTTTCTGTTGCTCCATTAACAGATGGTAATATGTATGGGTGGAGAATCAGGTATCGTGATCACAATTTGAAATGGAGTGATTGGTCTAATGAGCAGTCTTTTAAATATAACTCCTCAACAGGCATTAATTGCATTCAAAATAATGATGAAAGCAACATAAGGATTGTGAATCCTATGAGTGATTTTCTTTTAATATCAATTTCTGAAAATCAGGTAGTTAAAAATGTTGTTCTTTATGATATTAATGGGAAGGCTGTGTTACAATCAATGAATAACAATGTACGAATTGATATAACAGGAATTAAGAACGGTATTTATATTGTTAAAATCAAAACAGATAAAAAAGATTATTATCTTAAATGTGTAAAAGAATAATTTTATAGTAATTAATAAAAACATCTTTTCATCAGAGATATCTTGAATTGTTCGTGAAAAGATGTTTGATAAAAAAGATCGTATTATGAAAAAATACAACTTTTTATTGATTCTTCTATTTTTGCCTCTTTGTGCCTTTTCTAAAAAAGTTTGGTTAGATGAACTGAACGTTAATTATCTGTTGCAGGATTGGGGGAGTGCCCAAGTAAACAAATCTGTTCTAGGAACTTCTTTGGAGGTGGCAGGAACAAAATATGAGCGAGGAATTGGTACACATTCAATCAGCCGTTACCTATTGAACTTGCACGGTAAAGCTAAGTCAATATCAGGTTTGGTTGGAGCAGATGATAAAAATGATTTTGGCGGGAAAATGGAATTTATGATTATTGCCGATAAAAAGATTATATGGCAGAGTGGAATCATGCAAAAAGGAACACCTGCAAAACCATTTTCTGTTAATCTAAAGAATGTTCAAAAAGTAGCCTTGCTAGTAACTGAAGGGGGAGATGGGATTATGTATGACCATGCCGATTGGTTGAATGTGAAATTTGAAACATCCGGCAACATAACCCCTGAAAGTGTTTTGCCTGAAAAAATAACAACAGAAAAGTATATATTAACCCCTAAAGAAAAAGAAATCCCCAAAATAAATTCTCCAAAAGTTTTTGGTGTAAGACCCAATAGCCCATTTTTATATACCGTAGCCGCTACAGGAAAAAGGCCGATTGCATTTACGGCGTATCAGCTTCCTGACGGTTTGTCTATCGATAAAGAAACGGGTCGGATAACAGGTCTCTTAAAAAAAAGAGGTACATATAATGTGGTTGTCAGGGCTGATAATGAGCTAGGCGGTGATTTCCGGATTGTTAGGATAATTGTTGGTGATAAGATATGCCTGACTCCACCTATGGGCTGGAACAGCTGGAATTGCTGGGGATTAAGTGTCAACGATCAGAAAGTGAAGAATGCTGCCGATTTTATGAGTCGAAATTTGATAAATCATGGATGGACATATGTTAATATCGATGACGGATGGGAAGCTGAGAAAAGAACGGAAAACAACGAGCTTCTTGGTAATAGTAAGTTTCCCGACTTTAAGGACTTAAGTGATTATATTCATTCTAAAGGGTTGAAGTTTGGCATATATTCATCTCCGGGTTCGAAAACCTGTGGTGGTTACTTGGGCAGTTATAAGCATGAAGAACAAGATGCCCGGACTTGGGCCAATTGGGGAGTTGACTATCTTAAATATGATTATTGCTCATACAACGAAGTTGTTCCTGTTCCAACAGAAGATCTGATCAAGGAACCTTATGCCATAATGAAAAAGGCATTGGATCGGGTTAATAGGGATATTACTTATTGTGTGGGGTTTGGTGCGCCTAATGTATGGAATTGGGCACAAGAAGCTGGTGGCAATTTTTGGCGAACCACAAGAGATATTACCGATGAGTGGAATGTTGTTACCGCCATAGGATGCTTCCAGGATGTATGTGCTTCGGTAACCAAACCTTCATGTTTCAACGATCCGGATATGCTGGTAGTAGGAAGATTAGGAATGGGATGGGGAGCAAAAGCCCATGATTCTTATTTGACTCCGGATGAACAATACTCTCATATTAGTCTTTGGTGCTTGTTGTCTGCCCCATTGCTTATTGGGTGCGATATGGACAATATGGACGATTTTACTTTGAATCTGCTTACGAACGATGAAGTTATCGCTATTGACCAGGATCCAGCAGCAATGCCGGCAAAAAAAATACTTACAGAAAACGGACAGATATGGTATAAACCGCTGGAAGATGGTTCTGTTGCAGTTGGATTTTTCAATATTGATCCGTATGCTATAGTCTGGGATCAAAATGAAAGTGTTCAGATTCAGACTATTAAATATAAAATGGCCTTGAATATGACTCAACTGGGTCTGAAAGGGAATTATATGGTACGTGATTTATGGAGGCAGAAAGAACTTGGTCTTTATAACGACTATTTCGAGACCGATGTACCTTATCACGGGGTTACTTTAGTGAAATTTAGTCCAATTAAATGAAAATAAAAAATGAACAGACGAGATTTTTTACAATTAATGGGTGTTGGCTCAGCAGCATGTCTTATTCCGGGAGAATTACAGGCCAGTTTGTTTAATTCAGCTACAAAATCTCCTAATATCAAACCAATCTCAGGGTCTTGGTTTGAGTTCCAACATTGTTTGCCCTCTGAAGGGAAGTATTGGGACCCGGCATTAGCTAAATTTACTGCAGAACAATGGAAAGAGAAAATTCGCGAAATAAGTGAGATAGGATTCGAGTATCTGGTTTTACAGGAAATCGCTCAGGATGGAGAAGCTTATTACCCATCTAAATTAGCACCTCAACGTAGGTTAGGTTGCGATGATCCGTTTGAAGTCATTCTTTCTGCCGCCGACGAAGTGGGTATCAAATTCTTTGTTGGGAATGATTTTTGGGGCGATTGCCAGAAAGGAGATTTCCTAATGTCGGATCCTGGGATAAGGAAGTTTCGAGCTAAAACAATGGAAGAAATTACAGAAAAATACGGACATCATAAAAGTTTCTACGGATGGTATTTCCCGAATGAATCATACCTCTTACCTTATTTTAGCGATGCATTCATTGATTATATGAACGATTGTTCGAAGACGGCAAAGATGTTAATGCCTAATAGCGTAAACATAATAGCCCCTTACAATATTAAGGCTGAAAAATGTGATGATCATTTCATAAAACAGCTGGAACGGATGAATATCGATATCATAGCATATCAGGATGGGGTAGGAGTCAATTCAACTAGATTGGGTGAACCGGCAAAATATTTTGAGAATTTGCATAAAGCCCATCAGAAAGCTTCAAGATCGAGAATATGGGCCGATATGGAACTGTTTTATTTCGAAGAAGGAACCAAAGGAAATCTATTGCCGGCTGATTTTGAAACACGGATATTGAAACAGATGGAAGATCTCTCTCCATTTGTTGATAAAATACTGTGTTATCAATATATCGGATGTATGAATAAACCTGGTTCAAAAGCTTATGCCGGTCATGAAAACCAAGAGTCTGTAAGACTATATAATCAATACAAACAGTGGCTGGATTCTAATCGTGTCACTGATAAAAAATGAATTTGAAATAATGAAGAAGTTAATTAAAGTATCAGCGTTGATAATCTCTTTCTTTCTGCCTGAAGCAACTTGGGCTCAAGTGCAACTTCGTTTGCCTTCCATATTAAGTGATCATGCTGTTTTGCAGGAATCATCTGATTGTAAATTGTGGGGATGGGGACCGGGAGCTCAGACACTGAAAATTGTTTGTAGCTGGAACGATAAAGATACAACCTATGTACCTATTGATGCAAGTTGTATTTGGGAGGCAACGATTAAAACTCCTGCAGAACCGGGACCATTTAATATTAAATTCATCTGCGGAAAACAATTGGTTACTATCCAAGATCTCCTTTTAGGCGAGGCTTGGTTGTGCTCCGGGCAATCAAATATGGAGTTTAATAGCAAATGGGGACTTAGCAATCCGGTAGATTTAAATACTAGCGCGAATAATTCCATTCGTTTTTTTGAAATTGAGAAAGATTATGATGAATATCCCCGCAGCGATTGCAAAGGTAAATGGGTGGTTTGTGACAAAAACACAATACCCAATTTCAGTGCGATAGGTTATTTCTTTGGTAAGAAATTGAATAAGGTAATAAATAAACCAGTAGGATTAGTGGGCTCGTATTGGGGAGGAACATGTATCCAGGCCTGGATGCCTAAAGAATCTTTTGAGAGTGATAGTATAAAAATGTTTGCATCCAATATTGAGGCGTGGGGCTGGGCTCCCAAAGGGGCTTCCGGATTGTATAATTCAATGATAAATCCCGTATCCAAATATAAATTTGCAGGAGTTCTATGGTATCAGGGTGAAGCAAATGTGGATAGCGATTATAATGACTACTCAAAACTTCTTTCTTCTATGGTTACAATGTGGAGAAGCAAATTCAAAAGTGATCTTCCTTTTTATTTAGTTCAGATTGCCCCATGGAATGGCTATGCAGGGATTAAGGCGGCATACCTAAGAGAGCAGCAGGAGCTGGCGTCTAAAAACCTTCCCGGTGTAGGAATGGTCTCAGTTGCTGATCTGGTTGATGATTTAAATGATATACATCCTAAAAACAAGGAAGATGCGGGAGAAAGGCTTGCGAATTTTGTTGTTTCAAAAC
The Bacteroides sedimenti genome window above contains:
- a CDS encoding fibronectin type III domain-containing protein, with amino-acid sequence MKKLVITLILFSLNFCFSFSQNRVGCWKFDDSNNFLKADAGFPLTLIGTGLQKVDGPDASNGAVTIKPGTYFAANNSVLPKSGEKNVNDYSIVIDFKVPKLNTWYTFFQTDMTNVSDGDCFVNLTGNIGTYDTGYSTFAISPNQWYRLVISVGLGSSYKYYLDGNLIKICNNQYRDARFSLDKKILLFADNDGEDGAIDVAEVSIYDGALNDAQVSEMGGYGHTSKYVYDIPVVKPYLQTPGSDYMYISWQDTSTVKTQVNYGTTTSLIDSKTGGNEMVYCYPYIWHTVKLTDLQPNTKYYYQVVSGSGTSPVYSFRTQPDPTYSDGHIRFLLFGDTQQNPNLTTIVVNSAVNQMKNLFGENYADSLNFVLHTGDCLQDGNNIGAYTTEFLHPMEPLSCRLPFAIAAGNHEMDSPLFYRYMKFDDISPFSTPEGIAERFWSFKVARTLFVGLNANIVYTFGDQEKNWFEQVLNDAENSPSIDRVFCFVHQCPYSELWQAGQSQYSQQILSIMQKYSKAQQLSYGHTHAYEYGVASSLAANSNGDISFACNGGGGGDRDYFSASAVDLPLVNMSYGRNFFVYADIDVKNKSHVFKVYDVGDLAKNSVPKITLMDSWYRKLNQPKPEMPSCVSTILKNDSIYLLSTPFNGADSLMTIQFQATSVPGNYSAPMLDLTKDWRNIFGIDNKGSLIDLNKGLNLLKQTFSVAPLTDGNMYGWRIRYRDHNLKWSDWSNEQSFKYNSSTGINCIQNNDESNIRIVNPMSDFLLISISENQVVKNVVLYDINGKAVLQSMNNNVRIDITGIKNGIYIVKIKTDKKDYYLKCVKE
- a CDS encoding sialate O-acetylesterase, with amino-acid sequence MKKLIKVSALIISFFLPEATWAQVQLRLPSILSDHAVLQESSDCKLWGWGPGAQTLKIVCSWNDKDTTYVPIDASCIWEATIKTPAEPGPFNIKFICGKQLVTIQDLLLGEAWLCSGQSNMEFNSKWGLSNPVDLNTSANNSIRFFEIEKDYDEYPRSDCKGKWVVCDKNTIPNFSAIGYFFGKKLNKVINKPVGLVGSYWGGTCIQAWMPKESFESDSIKMFASNIEAWGWAPKGASGLYNSMINPVSKYKFAGVLWYQGEANVDSDYNDYSKLLSSMVTMWRSKFKSDLPFYLVQIAPWNGYAGIKAAYLREQQELASKNLPGVGMVSVADLVDDLNDIHPKNKEDAGERLANFVVSKQYFPQSEFNHPCIESWNISGSKIVLNIKSSDKLRVFGKNKLGTFQIAGDDKIFHEATIVKNVKNKIVIESKKVIRPVAFRYCFTNDAIPDLFDVNGLPLLQYRSDNW
- a CDS encoding NPCBM/NEW2 domain-containing protein codes for the protein MKKYNFLLILLFLPLCAFSKKVWLDELNVNYLLQDWGSAQVNKSVLGTSLEVAGTKYERGIGTHSISRYLLNLHGKAKSISGLVGADDKNDFGGKMEFMIIADKKIIWQSGIMQKGTPAKPFSVNLKNVQKVALLVTEGGDGIMYDHADWLNVKFETSGNITPESVLPEKITTEKYILTPKEKEIPKINSPKVFGVRPNSPFLYTVAATGKRPIAFTAYQLPDGLSIDKETGRITGLLKKRGTYNVVVRADNELGGDFRIVRIIVGDKICLTPPMGWNSWNCWGLSVNDQKVKNAADFMSRNLINHGWTYVNIDDGWEAEKRTENNELLGNSKFPDFKDLSDYIHSKGLKFGIYSSPGSKTCGGYLGSYKHEEQDARTWANWGVDYLKYDYCSYNEVVPVPTEDLIKEPYAIMKKALDRVNRDITYCVGFGAPNVWNWAQEAGGNFWRTTRDITDEWNVVTAIGCFQDVCASVTKPSCFNDPDMLVVGRLGMGWGAKAHDSYLTPDEQYSHISLWCLLSAPLLIGCDMDNMDDFTLNLLTNDEVIAIDQDPAAMPAKKILTENGQIWYKPLEDGSVAVGFFNIDPYAIVWDQNESVQIQTIKYKMALNMTQLGLKGNYMVRDLWRQKELGLYNDYFETDVPYHGVTLVKFSPIK
- a CDS encoding DUF4434 domain-containing protein yields the protein MNRRDFLQLMGVGSAACLIPGELQASLFNSATKSPNIKPISGSWFEFQHCLPSEGKYWDPALAKFTAEQWKEKIREISEIGFEYLVLQEIAQDGEAYYPSKLAPQRRLGCDDPFEVILSAADEVGIKFFVGNDFWGDCQKGDFLMSDPGIRKFRAKTMEEITEKYGHHKSFYGWYFPNESYLLPYFSDAFIDYMNDCSKTAKMLMPNSVNIIAPYNIKAEKCDDHFIKQLERMNIDIIAYQDGVGVNSTRLGEPAKYFENLHKAHQKASRSRIWADMELFYFEEGTKGNLLPADFETRILKQMEDLSPFVDKILCYQYIGCMNKPGSKAYAGHENQESVRLYNQYKQWLDSNRVTDKK